In one Musa acuminata AAA Group cultivar baxijiao chromosome BXJ2-5, Cavendish_Baxijiao_AAA, whole genome shotgun sequence genomic region, the following are encoded:
- the LOC103983528 gene encoding F-box protein At5g46170 yields MSSGAVGAADPDGLRPLRWDPAVEEEGIDHFDRLPDSVLLVIFNRIGDVKTLGRCCAVYRRFHDLVPLVDDVVVRVDCVISDDPSPAAPGGGFDKPHSVFSHFARFVLGGLVKPLEALCQMLSPASCADAVARKSGWFSSSSPDVSHHSPTEVLKNFKEIRRLRIELPYGELGVDDGVLLKWKADFGCTLESCVILGASSVVSSCSMSAKSSEPDPNPSFQDACGGDDCGNIPESFYADGSLKRRVVWTISSLIAASARHYLLHPIVADNETLERLDLTDADGQGLLTLDRRQLQELRTKPVMSSGSSHRTLLPALNMRLWYAHQLELPGEMVLKGATLLAIRPSEERMGEAVGGVVGQSIGFSDGCWVSDTFEEPYQTAIRMLMKRKTHSLEMNSF; encoded by the coding sequence ATGTCCTCTGGCGCCGTAGGAGCGGCGGATCCGGACGGGTTGCGGCCGCTCCGCTGGGATCCAGCAGTGGAGGAGGAGGGGATTGACCATTTCGACCGGTTGCCGGACTCGGTGTTGCTTGTGATCTTTAACCGGATTGGCGATGTCAAGACCTTGGGGCGTTGCTGCGCCGTGTACCGCCGTTTCCACGACCTAGTCCCCCTCGTCGATGACGTCGTTGTCCGCGTCGACTGCGTCATCTCGGACGACCCCTCCCCCGCGGCGCCCGGCGGCGGTTTCGACAAGCCCCACAGCGTCTTCTCCCACTTTGCTCGCTTCGTCCTCGGCGGCCTCGTCAAGCCCCTTGAGGCTCTCTGCCAAATGCTCTCCCCCGCCTCCTGCGCGGATGCCGTCGCCAGGAAGTCAGGGTGGTTTTCGTCTTCGTCTCCCGACGTCTCTCACCATTCCCCGACTGAGGTCCTGAAGAACTTTAAGGAAATCCGACGCCTCCGCATCGAGCTACCCTACGGCGAGCTCGGCGTCGACGACGGCGTCCTCCTGAAGTGGAAGGCCGACTTTGGATGCACCCTCGAAAGCTGCGTTATCCTCGGTGCCTCCTCCGTAGTCTCCTCGTGCTCGATGTCCGCCAAATCCTCAGAACCTGACCCAAATCCTAGTTTCCAGGACGCTTGTGGTGGTGATGATTGCGGGAACATCCCGGAATCGTTCTACGCCGATGGGAGCTTGAAACGCAGGGTCGTGTGGACTATCAGCTCACTGATTGCCGCTTCCGCGCGGCATTACCTTCTCCATCCGATCGTGGCCGACAACGAGACCTTAGAGAGATTAGATCTGACAGATGCTGATGGGCAGGGGTTGCTGACACTGGACCGCCGGCAGCTACAAGAACTACGAACGAAGCCAGTGATGTCTTCCGGGAGCTCACACCGGACGCTTCTGCCAGCACTAAATATGCGCCTGTGGTATGCACACCAGCTGGAGTTGCCCGGTGAGATGGTGTTGAAGGGTGCAACATTGTTGGCAATCAGACCAAGTGAGGAGCGGATGGGGGAGGCCGTCGGTGGTGTTGTTGGTCAATCCATCGGTTTCTCTGATGGTTGCTGGGTCTCAGATACATTTGAAGAGCCATACCAGACGGCAATTAGGATGCTAATGAAAAGGAAGACTCACAGCCTTGAGATGAATTCCTTCTGA